The Nitrospirae bacterium YQR-1 DNA window AGTGAGTACCCACTGAATAAAATATAAATTGGAATACCGGAACGATATAAGTTTAGCGTGGATTTATAAGTTAAAGAAACGCATTGTTCTTGGCTTGGTGTTTCTGCTTTTAGTTATTTTCACGATTGGTGTCACGATAGTTTTTTCTATGCTTAATAACGCATTTCTTAAGGAAACACAGAGTAAATCCGCAGAGCTAAGCGATGTTATTGAGCCGCTTCTTGAGCACTATATGCTTGAGCGTTCAAATGAGCTACAGAGCTCTTTAGAGGAGTTGTCAAAGTTTAAAAAATCCATCAATTCTGTCATGGTTATTGATACAACCGGTAAGGTAGCTTTTTCATCAAACAAAATGGATGTGGGGAAAGTATTCAACAAAAAAACCGACCCTTCCTGCTTAGCGTGCCACGGAAATCCGGTGCTGCCAAAAAATGCTGATTCATCCGTAGTTGTCTCTCCCTCGGGTGAGGATATACTCAGACGTGTAACAGTTATTTACAATAAAAGTAAATGTTATGGCTGTCACAGCCCCCAAAAGCAAATAAACGGGAAACTCATCATAGACCGCTCTCTTTCGCAAAGTGAGAGGTTTATTAATTACGTGAAAATCATAGTCTTTGGGTCGGCTATTCTTGCCATGCTCCTTCTTGTTCCCTTTCTATCCATTATGATAAATAAGTATATTGACGAAATAGTAAACCAAAAAACAGAAATAGGTATGCTTTACTCCATGGTTGACACCTTAAGCAAAACCATAAATATTGAGGAGTTAAAGTACCTTGTATCCATGATATTCAGGGATTTTTTCAAAGCGGATGAGGTTGACATAGTTTTACCAAAGGGATACAACGGCTTCAGAGTGTTTACTCGTGATGCCGTTAAAAATGAAATCGTACGCAGAAAGGTAGAGGTAAATACAACGCTTTACAACGTAATCAGTCTGTGGATGGATGGACAACTGCCGCCTACACATGTGGATGACAACAACAGAAATGTCTATCTGAATATAACCCTTGGCACTAACAGGCTTGCTCTGATTGTAATAAGAAAATTTATTGGATACTTTTCATTTCAAAAGCGGGATTTTCTAAACGCATTGACAACCCACATTGCGATAGCGTTTGAAAATGCCAGACTTTACTCCATTGCCATAACTGATGAACTTACAGGGCTTTACACTCAAAGATACTTCCGGCATGTGTTGGAAAAAGAATATTCTTACCTGAAAAAGACCTCCGGAGGGACATTCTCGTTGTTGATTCTTGACCTCGATGATTTTAAGAAGGTAAATGACACATATGGCCACCTAACTGGGGACAGGGTGTTGGAAGAGA harbors:
- a CDS encoding GGDEF domain-containing protein, producing MEYRNDISLAWIYKLKKRIVLGLVFLLLVIFTIGVTIVFSMLNNAFLKETQSKSAELSDVIEPLLEHYMLERSNELQSSLEELSKFKKSINSVMVIDTTGKVAFSSNKMDVGKVFNKKTDPSCLACHGNPVLPKNADSSVVVSPSGEDILRRVTVIYNKSKCYGCHSPQKQINGKLIIDRSLSQSERFINYVKIIVFGSAILAMLLLVPFLSIMINKYIDEIVNQKTEIGMLYSMVDTLSKTINIEELKYLVSMIFRDFFKADEVDIVLPKGYNGFRVFTRDAVKNEIVRRKVEVNTTLYNVISLWMDGQLPPTHVDDNNRNVYLNITLGTNRLALIVIRKFIGYFSFQKRDFLNALTTHIAIAFENARLYSIAITDELTGLYTQRYFRHVLEKEYSYLKKTSGGTFSLLILDLDDFKKVNDTYGHLTGDRVLEETALTLRETIRENDLAFRYGGEEFAVVLHKTTNGTAETLAERIRAAIADMDILHDSGSLKITVSIGIANYPQNASTIRQLIAKADKALYNAKRSGKNKVIVAA